The genomic window CGAGTGGGATAATAAGTTGATCCGCCGTGCGATCGTTTGGTTGTGTCAGTTGACGGACAAACCGATCTTGAAATTGACAAACAAGGATTATAGCGAGCACGGATTGGGTGAGCTATTGGCGTTATATGGTTCCGCTTACAACGTAAATATCAAGATATTCAACGATATCCAGCATACGATTACCGGATGGCCGGGTGGCAAGCCGAACGCCGACGATTCCAATCGTCCGGAGCGTGCTAACCCGTATCCGAAGAAAGTGATCGTATTCAGTCCGCACCCGGATGATGACGTGATCTCCATGGGCGGAACCTTGCGTCGTTTGTGCGACCAGCATCATGATGTGCATGTGGCTTACGAGACTTCCGGTAATATTGCCGTAGGCGACGAGGAGGTAATCCGTTATTGCGAGTATTTGCGTGATGTATGTGAGAAATACTCTCCCGACTCGGCCGTGAAGGATAAGGCGAACGAGATCATCAACTACCTGCGTTACGAGAAGGTGGAGAACGGCGAGCCGGAGCGGAAGGATGTCCTCTTTATGAAAGGAACGATCCGTCGGGAGGAGGCCCGTCACGGTTGCCGCTACTCGGGCGTGAAGGACGATCATGTTCATTTCTTGGATCTTCCGTTCTACGAGACCGGATTAGTGAAAAAGAATGATTTGAGTGAGGTCGACAAGGATATCGTAAAGGCCCTGTTGCTCGAGATCAAGCCGGATCAAATGTTTGTCGCCGGTGACTTGGCTGACCCGCACGGAACCCACAAGGTTTGTCTGGATGCCGTACTGGCCGCTATCGACGAGGTGAAAGACGAGGAATGGATGAAGAACTGCCGTGTATGGATGTATCGCGGCGCATGGGCAGAATGGGAAATGGACCATATTGAGATGGCCGTACCTATCAGTCCGGAGGAGTTGCGCTTCAAACGTAACGCTATTTTGAAGCATCAATCGCAGGCCGAGAGCGCTCCGTATCTGGGTGACGACGAGCGTTTGTTCTGGCAGCGTGCCGAAGATCGCAACCGTGCTACCGCGGAGTTGTATCGCCAATTAGGTTTGGCTTCTTATGAGGCGATCGAGGCGTTTGTACAATATATCCCGTTGAGATAATATCTAGCGATAGAATAATCTGAAAGCCCTATCTGATTAAGTTCGGATAGGGCTTTTTGTTTTTGTGTTATTTTTTTCGTGTGGGCGTAAGTAGATCTGTTTCTATGATCGTATATAGATAAAGGAGAAGCCTTGAACTGTCTAATATAATACAAGAAATGTCCACATTGAGCATGAAAGACTATATTATTAAGAACCATGAGTTGGATAAATTTAAATTATTATATCTGGAGAATGCCCCCAGACTGATCTTTTATGCCTCGAAATATGTGGATAGCGATACGGCGGAAGATTTAGTGCATGATATATTCATCAAGATCTGGCAAAAGAAAGAGATTTATTCCGTGGAAGAAGGCTTGAAGACATACCTATTCCGTTCCGTTCAAAATGCTTGCCTCGATTACCTAAAGCATAAATCAATAGAAATGACTTATGCGGATGAGGTTGCTCGTAGACTAAAGATAGAGGAGATAGATTATTATAATCAGTCGGATGCGGCGGAGCTGGAGAAAGAGCGTCTGGACTCCGTTTACCGGGAAATAGCCAAGTTACCGGACAGATGCCGAGAGGTTTTTACGTTGGCTTATGTGGACGGGAAGAAATCAGTGGAGATCGCAGGAATGCTAAATATCTCTCAACGTACGGTAGAGGCGCAACTCTATAAAGGATTGAAGATCATACGGAATGTGTTGGCGCTTCTGGCACTGGTTTTATTTTTTAGATGAAAATACGGTAGAATACGTAAGTAAAAAGAGGAAACCGGTCGTATATATTATAAATGAAACAGAAAATGGAATCTAATAATTCGATAGAAGAACTGATCATACGCTATTTGCAGAACGAGATTCAAGAGGATGAACTTCGAGTGTTGGATGCTTGGATTCATGAGAGTGACGCTAATAAAGCCCACTTCTTTGAGCTTAAGGGGCTTTTTGACACTCGGAAAGAAGTGGCGTTCTTGAACCATTATTCCGTGGAGCGTAGTTGGGAGCGAATGGCTGGAAAGCTGGATGCGATCTCTGGCGTATCTGTGAAATCCAAGGTCCTTGGCAAACAGTTCTGGCTTTCATTCTTGAGATATGCGGCGATTATCGTAATCGCTATGGGAATAGGTGTGGGTATGAATCAATGGATAAGCAATCGTTTATATGCCGGCGATATGGAATATAACGAGATCGTAGTGGAAAAAGGCGGACGTGCGAACACGCTATTGCTATCCGACGGCAGTAAGATCATACTCAATGCCTCCACCCGTTTTAAATACCCCACCTCTTTTAATGGAGATGAGCGTGTGGTTCATCTGGAGGGTGAGGCCTATTTCGAGGTTGCGAAGAATCATTCGAAACCTTTCATCGTAAAACTAAAGAACCAACAAATCACGGTACTCGGAACCTCATTCAATATACAGGCTTTCAACGATGATCGCTTTAGCGTCACCACCTTATTAAGTGGTAGTATCCTGTTGGAATCTTTTGACGCTCAAGGACGGAAAATGAGTAGCATGAAGCTAAAGCCGAATCAACAAGCCCGGTCGGATAACCGGACCGGCTCTATTTTCTTGTCAGAGACAGATGCCTCGATCTCGAACGCTTGGGTAGGAGGGAAATATCGTTTCAAGGATGAGACCTTAGTCTCTATCGTAAAACGTCTGGAGAATTACTATGGGGTAAATATCCGCTTGGCGCATGACAGTCTGCGGAACATCCGCTACACAGGAACCTTCTCCTTGGATCAAGGTATACAAGAGGTGCTAGATATTATTAACTCGGAGAAACAATTCACTTTCACGAAAGACGGAAAAGATATCCTGATATCGGCGAGGAGCAAATAACAAAATAATAGATGTATAACCTTAAACATTCGAATTGCCTATGACAAATACCTGATCACAAAAAAGAATCGGGACTGACACCACTCACCCCCGATTCTTAGACGTTCATTATTCGTTTAATCACCTTTATCGCTGTCCTCTAAAAAGTAGCGAGCAAGGTAAGTCATTAATAAAAAATAATTACAAACTTATGGAAAAAGTCTGGAATAGCGATGAGCTATTGCCTAAAAAAATTAAATCAATCATGAAGATCACATTGCTTTTTTTAATACTGGGTATATTGCATGTCTCGGCGGATACCTATGCGCAAAAAGCTCAAGTTACGGTAGAAGTAAAGAACGGGACGTTCTATGATGTCGTCTCGGAGATTGAGAAACAGACCGAGTTCATGTTTTTCTATAAGAGCGAGGATATCGATAATAGTAAGCAGGTGGATATACAGGTGAAGAATCGCCAAGTCACCGACGTGTTGAATGAGTTGTTGAAAAACACGAACTTGACCTACCGCATATCAGGTAAGCACATCACGATCTTGAAGAAAGACGCCGTACAGCAACAAAAGAAAAAGATCTCCGGTATCGTTACGGATCCGGATGGCATACCGGTTATCGGGGCCAATGTCGTGATAAAGGGTACGACGGTCGGTACGGTTACGGATCTGGATGGAAAGTTTAGCTTGGATGCGGCTAATAACGATATCCTGTCATTTTCCTATATCGGCTATGCGGAGCAAGAGATCGAGGTCGGGAATCGTACACTGTTTAACGTGAAGTTGGCCGAGGATTATAAGGCGCTTGAAGAGGTCGTTGTCGTTGGATATGGTACGATGTTGAAACGAAACTTGTCAACATCAGTGGGTTCCGTAGACTCGGAGAAGTTATTGGAGCGTCCGAATGCCACGAACGTATTCCAAGGATTGGCCGGAAAGGTGGCTGGTGTTAATATCGCCTTGAATTCTGGTGCGCCGGGTGGTAGTCCTGCGATAAAAATCCGTGGTATCGGTTCTTTGAATTCTTCTAATACACCGCTATATGTGGTCGATGGTGTGGTTGGCGTGGATCCGGACCAGATTGATCCGAATATTGTCCAGTCTATCGATATCTTGAAAGACGCTACTTCCTCTTCTATTTATGGTGCGAGAGGTGCGAATGGCGTTGTGGTGATAACAACAAAGGAAGGTAAGAAAAATACGACGAATATCTCGTATAATACAGTTCTGTCAGCAGGAACGTTAGCTCGTAAAGTCGATGTCTTAAATGCGGAAGAGGCTTTGGATGTATTCAAGCGTGCTTATGAGGCTCAACCGGGACGTATCGCTCCCCATCTGGATCCGAGCAATATGTTTACGCATAAGAATGACCTGTTCAATCCGGACGGGACTCCGAAATATGATACGGATTGGCAGGATGCCGTGACTCGTACGGCTTTTTCTCATCAGCATTCACTTAGTTTCTCTGGAGGAAGCGATAAGCTGACCGCTGTGGCGAATGTAAGTTACAAAGATAATCAAGGTATAATGTTGGAGACCTATAAACGTCAGTTAAACGCATTTATCAATGTCGGATGGGATTTGAAAGAATGGTTCCATTTACAGGCCATGTTGAATGTTGGATCTAGTAATGCCCGAAACTCGGAGAATGCGATCTCTCGGTATACATTGGAAGCATTACCGTTCCTTCCGGTTCAATATGAGGATGGTACCTATTCCCGTAAAGGAGATTATCCAGGTGCGGAAGATACGGAGAATCCCGTGAGGATTTTAAAGGAACGTAAGAATATCGATAAGAATCAGTACACGTTGGCTAACGTGATTGGTACGTTTAAGATTACCTCTTGGTTAAAGTTAACGACTAGCTTCAGCCGCCAGGATGGTTCTTATATCAATTCATCTTATAACCCGAGTACCTTATTCGGCTATGGAGATACTCAAAAGGGTAAAGCGGAGAAAGCACATCGAAATACGATGTCGTGGACGAATGAGGACTACTTGACTTTTGATAAAAGCTGGAATAAGCATAACTTGAATGTCGTAGCGGGAGCCAGTTGGTATTACTCAAAAACAGAGAAAAGCGAGCTAGGGGCCGAGAATTTCTTCGATGATTATTTTGAGTACAATAATATGGGAGTCGGCACCGTACGTTCTAAGGTTGGCTCAGACTATACGGATAATAAAATGAATTCTTACTATGCCCGTATCAACTATAATTTTGACAATCGTTACTTATTGGGCGCTTCTTTCCGTGAGGATGGTTCTTCTCGTTTTGGCTTGAATAACCAATATGGTTTCTTTCCTTCATTCTCGGCCGCTTGGCGTGTATCCAATGAGAATTTCTTCGAGAACGCAAAAAAGGTGATTGATGATATGAAAGTCCGTTTGAGCTACGGTACGGTGGGTAACGCGGAAATCGGTGATTATGCGTCTATGGCACGTTATGAGAATAAACGCCTTCCTTTTGGCAAGGATATGACGACGATCGTTACGTTGAAAAGTATGGCAAATCCGGATTTACGCTGGGAGAAATCCAGACAACTTGATGCGGGTATCGATTTGAGTTTCTTTAATGGGCGTATCGAGTTTATGGCGGATTATTATCATAAGATTACGACTGATTTATTGTATGAGCTACAATTGCCTTCTAACTCGGGATATGAGAAAACTATGACAAATCTGGGTAAGATCCGTAATCAAGGTCTTGAGATGAGCTTGAATACACGCAATATCCAAAGCCGTGATTTCTTATGGACTACCTCTTGGAATTATACGATGAACCGATCGATGGTACTGGATATAAATGATAATATCATTGGTAAATGGGGAGGACGTATTGAAGAGGGACATCCTTTAAATGCCCTTTACGGCTATGTTCGCCTAGGTACATGGGGAACCGATGAGGCGGAAGAAGCCGCTAAATATAATAAGAAACCCGGCGATATCAAGTATTGGGACAAAAATGGTAATGGAATGAAGGATGGTGAAGACCAAGACTATATCGGAAATGGCGCTCCTAAATTCGAGATGAATATGACAAATACATTCTCGTGGAAAGGCTTCACGTTTATGTTTGATTTACAATGGGTGTATGGTAATAAGTTGATTAACTTCACTCGCCAGTTGATGGGTAACCGTGTGACATTCTCCAATGCTTATGCGGACATTCCGGTGAACGCTTGGACGCCGGAAAACCAAAACACGATGGTGCCTAGCTTGCGCCTTCCGGGAGATGGATATGAGAATGACGTAGATTCTTGGAGTTGTGAGCCGGGTTCGTTCTTGCGTTTACGTAATATCGGCTTGAAATATGACTTTAGTTCCCGTATGCTTTCTGCCGCTCACATCAAGAGTTTATCCTTGGGATTCAATGTGGAGAATGCGTTCTTGATTACGAACTATTCTGGTAGTGATCCGGAGGTGACGAGTTATGATGCTGTATTTGAGCAAGGAGTGGATTTTTATACCTATCCCAAACCTCGTACGTATTCATTTACTTTAGGTGTTAATTTCTAATTGTTTAATCTTTACTTCGTAAAAAACTAAGATATGAAAAATAAAGCGCATGTATGGATGTGTGGCTTGCTTTCGGCGACAATGGCTTTTACATCCTGTACGAATTTTTTAGAGGAAGACCCGAAAACCTTCTTGAGTCCTTCTGAATATTATACGACAGAGAACCAGATAAAGGCGGCTGTGGATGGCACTTATGACGGGCTTGATGATCTGTTGAGTTCCGACCTCGAGATTGCCACAGTTCACCTTTTTAACTTGGAATATCTTGTAGGTACTAGTTATCGTCCTCGTGCGGCCGGTAATGAGCAGAACCAGTTCTTGTTGCTTTCCGGTTTGGAAGAGAGTAACGGCATTATTCGTAACTTCTGGAAGGCTACTTTCTTTCCTTTGGAAAATTGTAATAGCGTGATTCAAAATGTTTCCGCTACGGATATTATTAGCGAGAGCCAGAAAGCGAAGTATCTGGGAGAGGCTTATTTCTTGCGGGCGTATTACTATTTTCAAGGGGTACAATTATTCGGGGATATCCCGTTGAAGACGGAACCTACGGTAGACTTGAATACGGTGAAGATTCCAAGGTCTCCTAAGGAAGATATTTATAACCAGATCGTGGAAGACTTGAAAAAGGCGGAGCAGTCCGGTTTGGATTGGAGTGATAAAACAGGCCATGTCTCTATGGGAGCGATCAAAACCCTTTTAGCCAAGGTTTATTTGACAATGGCAGGTTATCCGCTTCAAAAAGGAAATGAGTATTATCAATTGGCTTACGAGAAAGCCAAGGAGGTTATTGACAGTGGAGCCTTTAGCTTGTTCGCTGATTATAAGGATTTACGTGCGTTAGAGAACGAAAATAGTGGTGAGCATATTTTTATGATCCAGCGTGAGGCGCAAGATGCCGGGGCTCCTTTCCATTTTGGCCTTTTGCCTTATCCGGAACAACCGATTTCCATTACTCCGGCTTATGGGGGTGGTTTGGCTCCTCGTAAAGAGTTTTATGAAAGTTATGATGACCAAGATATTCGTAAACGGAATGAGGAGTTTTTCTATACTTCTAAACCCAAATATGGTGATCCGGAGACAACGATTACTTTGGATGTTCCTTATCTATGCAAATATTGGGATGAGAATGCGGAATCTACAGGAAAGAGCGGGGCGAATATCCCGGTTTACCGTTATGCGGATGTTCTATTAATGTGTGCGGAGGCAAAAGCTACCTTGGATGGAGGATCTACTTCTGACGCTACGGCGGTTGATGCTTATTTCCAAGTTCGTCACCGTGCGTTACCTGATGAGGCGAGACCAACTTCGATCACGGTTGATCAAGTATTGAAAGAGCGTGCGTGGGAACTCTGTTATGAGTTTACAGGATGGTATGATATGTTGCGTACTCACCGTGCGTTTGATCCGGTATCGAAGCAAATGGTTGATTTATTCGGCTATCAGGCGGTTAATCATACGTATCCGTTTAAAGAATCGGATTTGGTTTTCCCGGTACCTTTGCGTGAGAAAGAACTGAACCCTCTGCTCGGTGAGGATGTCGTTCGCTAAAAGTAAGCGGGCGATTCTCTAGACTAGAGGTGTGTGGGAGGATATTACTATCCGTAGTAATCCGGATTATTATCCATGATAAATACGATTACTATTGATAGTAATATTTTTTAACACGGTATATATTATTCATCACAGAAAATTAGAGAAGAGAGAAATAGAGATGAAAAGATATGTTTTGTTTGTCTGTTTGCTTTTATCAGGTCTTGCAAGAGTATATGCTCAGTCGATAGCTCCGTTTCAGAAAGGAGATCGGATCGCCTTCGTGGGAAACAGCATTACTTGCGGTGGTCATTATCATTCATATATCTGGCTGTACTATATGACCCGTTTCCCGGATCAACGCATCGATATCTTTAACGAGGGAGTAGGTGGGGATGTAGCCGAGATGATTTACCAGCGGTTGGATAAGGTTTTCGAACATGAGCCTACAGTGGTGACGCTATCTTTTGGCATGAACGATGTCGGCTATATGGATTTTCGGAAGCCGGGGGCCGATACGATCGCTCGGAACCGGGTAGAGAAAGCTTGTCGGGATTATGCTCTTATCGAGGAGGTCTATAAGAAGTATCCGGAGGTGAGGAAAATCTTGATCGGAAGTTCTCCTTATGACGAGACTTCCCGTTTCAATAAGGTCGCTTTCCCGGGGAAGAATACGCAGATCTTGAAGATCGTGGATTTCCTGAATGCCCGTGCCCGGGAGAATCAATGGGGATTCG from Parabacteroides distasonis ATCC 8503 includes these protein-coding regions:
- a CDS encoding FecR family protein; its protein translation is MESNNSIEELIIRYLQNEIQEDELRVLDAWIHESDANKAHFFELKGLFDTRKEVAFLNHYSVERSWERMAGKLDAISGVSVKSKVLGKQFWLSFLRYAAIIVIAMGIGVGMNQWISNRLYAGDMEYNEIVVEKGGRANTLLLSDGSKIILNASTRFKYPTSFNGDERVVHLEGEAYFEVAKNHSKPFIVKLKNQQITVLGTSFNIQAFNDDRFSVTTLLSGSILLESFDAQGRKMSSMKLKPNQQARSDNRTGSIFLSETDASISNAWVGGKYRFKDETLVSIVKRLENYYGVNIRLAHDSLRNIRYTGTFSLDQGIQEVLDIINSEKQFTFTKDGKDILISARSK
- a CDS encoding TonB-dependent receptor, translated to MEKVWNSDELLPKKIKSIMKITLLFLILGILHVSADTYAQKAQVTVEVKNGTFYDVVSEIEKQTEFMFFYKSEDIDNSKQVDIQVKNRQVTDVLNELLKNTNLTYRISGKHITILKKDAVQQQKKKISGIVTDPDGIPVIGANVVIKGTTVGTVTDLDGKFSLDAANNDILSFSYIGYAEQEIEVGNRTLFNVKLAEDYKALEEVVVVGYGTMLKRNLSTSVGSVDSEKLLERPNATNVFQGLAGKVAGVNIALNSGAPGGSPAIKIRGIGSLNSSNTPLYVVDGVVGVDPDQIDPNIVQSIDILKDATSSSIYGARGANGVVVITTKEGKKNTTNISYNTVLSAGTLARKVDVLNAEEALDVFKRAYEAQPGRIAPHLDPSNMFTHKNDLFNPDGTPKYDTDWQDAVTRTAFSHQHSLSFSGGSDKLTAVANVSYKDNQGIMLETYKRQLNAFINVGWDLKEWFHLQAMLNVGSSNARNSENAISRYTLEALPFLPVQYEDGTYSRKGDYPGAEDTENPVRILKERKNIDKNQYTLANVIGTFKITSWLKLTTSFSRQDGSYINSSYNPSTLFGYGDTQKGKAEKAHRNTMSWTNEDYLTFDKSWNKHNLNVVAGASWYYSKTEKSELGAENFFDDYFEYNNMGVGTVRSKVGSDYTDNKMNSYYARINYNFDNRYLLGASFREDGSSRFGLNNQYGFFPSFSAAWRVSNENFFENAKKVIDDMKVRLSYGTVGNAEIGDYASMARYENKRLPFGKDMTTIVTLKSMANPDLRWEKSRQLDAGIDLSFFNGRIEFMADYYHKITTDLLYELQLPSNSGYEKTMTNLGKIRNQGLEMSLNTRNIQSRDFLWTTSWNYTMNRSMVLDINDNIIGKWGGRIEEGHPLNALYGYVRLGTWGTDEAEEAAKYNKKPGDIKYWDKNGNGMKDGEDQDYIGNGAPKFEMNMTNTFSWKGFTFMFDLQWVYGNKLINFTRQLMGNRVTFSNAYADIPVNAWTPENQNTMVPSLRLPGDGYENDVDSWSCEPGSFLRLRNIGLKYDFSSRMLSAAHIKSLSLGFNVENAFLITNYSGSDPEVTSYDAVFEQGVDFYTYPKPRTYSFTLGVNF
- a CDS encoding glucosamine-6-phosphate deaminase, producing the protein MKTNLSSQITLTRIPLRYYRPENAFEHSVLTRLEKIPTNIYESAEEGSFAIAKEIATQIRKKQDIGKPFVIALPGGRSPLSVYKELIRMHKEEKLSFRNVIAFVEYEFYPLANPSAGNLARLKEELFDQVDIDPANIYCPDGSMPKDAILDFCRQYEETIQSVGGIDCMLLGIGNSSNIMFNVGGTTISSRTRMVLLEGASRKEAARTFPSQENVPAGIITMGISTMMNARSVILMAWGEDKASIVAKTVEGKVSDAVPSSYLQNHPNAKVVIDLSAAYDLTRISHPWLVTSCEWDNKLIRRAIVWLCQLTDKPILKLTNKDYSEHGLGELLALYGSAYNVNIKIFNDIQHTITGWPGGKPNADDSNRPERANPYPKKVIVFSPHPDDDVISMGGTLRRLCDQHHDVHVAYETSGNIAVGDEEVIRYCEYLRDVCEKYSPDSAVKDKANEIINYLRYEKVENGEPERKDVLFMKGTIRREEARHGCRYSGVKDDHVHFLDLPFYETGLVKKNDLSEVDKDIVKALLLEIKPDQMFVAGDLADPHGTHKVCLDAVLAAIDEVKDEEWMKNCRVWMYRGAWAEWEMDHIEMAVPISPEELRFKRNAILKHQSQAESAPYLGDDERLFWQRAEDRNRATAELYRQLGLASYEAIEAFVQYIPLR
- a CDS encoding RNA polymerase sigma-70 factor; its protein translation is MSTLSMKDYIIKNHELDKFKLLYLENAPRLIFYASKYVDSDTAEDLVHDIFIKIWQKKEIYSVEEGLKTYLFRSVQNACLDYLKHKSIEMTYADEVARRLKIEEIDYYNQSDAAELEKERLDSVYREIAKLPDRCREVFTLAYVDGKKSVEIAGMLNISQRTVEAQLYKGLKIIRNVLALLALVLFFR
- a CDS encoding RagB/SusD family nutrient uptake outer membrane protein; this encodes MKNKAHVWMCGLLSATMAFTSCTNFLEEDPKTFLSPSEYYTTENQIKAAVDGTYDGLDDLLSSDLEIATVHLFNLEYLVGTSYRPRAAGNEQNQFLLLSGLEESNGIIRNFWKATFFPLENCNSVIQNVSATDIISESQKAKYLGEAYFLRAYYYFQGVQLFGDIPLKTEPTVDLNTVKIPRSPKEDIYNQIVEDLKKAEQSGLDWSDKTGHVSMGAIKTLLAKVYLTMAGYPLQKGNEYYQLAYEKAKEVIDSGAFSLFADYKDLRALENENSGEHIFMIQREAQDAGAPFHFGLLPYPEQPISITPAYGGGLAPRKEFYESYDDQDIRKRNEEFFYTSKPKYGDPETTITLDVPYLCKYWDENAESTGKSGANIPVYRYADVLLMCAEAKATLDGGSTSDATAVDAYFQVRHRALPDEARPTSITVDQVLKERAWELCYEFTGWYDMLRTHRAFDPVSKQMVDLFGYQAVNHTYPFKESDLVFPVPLREKELNPLLGEDVVR